A genomic segment from Aspergillus puulaauensis MK2 DNA, chromosome 1, nearly complete sequence encodes:
- a CDS encoding uncharacterized protein (COG:G;~EggNog:ENOG410PFT2;~InterPro:IPR020846,IPR011701,IPR036259;~PFAM:PF07690;~TransMembrane:12 (i43-61o81-100i112-129o141-159i171-194o206-226i275-295o307-330i342-359o365-389i401-421o433-456i);~go_function: GO:0022857 - transmembrane transporter activity [Evidence IEA];~go_process: GO:0055085 - transmembrane transport [Evidence IEA]) has product MSLKIGLQDTAQLYPPSRTESKDVEPVVLDPAAERRVLRKIDLHIMPLSMLIYIFSFLDRVNIGNARLYGLEEDLGLHGNQYQILVSILFATYISVELPSNWVIKRIRPSRWIAFITSSWGIIATLAGVTQNFGGMLACRILLGAFEGGMWPGLVTYLTMFYTRREIALRIAVLFACSALAGACGGLLAFAIGYLDGHGGYLGWRWILIIEGIPTIVFGILTWFVFADDPSSAYYLNEDERALVQTRLDQQPGMTPSASQFHWADVLEAFYDWKIWVFCFAQFGADVMLYAFSTFLPTIIKGISADFSTAIIQVLTIPCYMLGAVTYLVVGYLSDRTQRRGIFVVTLGTISVCGYGMLISNGGVAVHYAGCFLVAGGLYVIVGLPLAWLPTNIPRYGKRTTTIAMQAAIGNSAGVMASFLYPSDQGPRYIKGHSISLAMGAFGIISFGVVWAYYLYENKQRRSGRREALADGRPEDELKELGDKSPRFIFVT; this is encoded by the exons ATGTCGCTCAAGATCGGGCTTCAAGACACGGCACAGCTTTACCCACCAAGCCGAACTGAATCGAAAGATGTTGAACCGGTTGTCCTTGATCCAGCAGCGGAGAGACGCGTGCTGAGGAAGATAGAT CTGCACATTATGCC GTTATCCATGCTCATCTACATCTTCAGCTTTCTTGACCG TGTGAATATCGGGAACGCTCG CCTTTACGGGCTCGAAGAAGATCTAGGCCTACACGGAAATCAGTACCAGATCCTCGTATCCATCCTGTTTGCAACGTACATCAGCGTCGAGTTACCCTCCAACTGGGTGATCAAACGCATTCGTCCATCCAGATGGATTGCCTTCATTACCAGCAGCTGGGGAATTATCGCAACACTTGCTGGCGTCACGCAGAACTTTGGCGGCATGCTGGCCTGCCGCATCCTGCTGGGAGCCTTCGAAGGCGGAATGTGGCCGGGCCTCGTCACGTACCTGACCATGTTCTATACCCGGCGGGAAATCGCCCTGCGGATTGCCGTTCTGTTCGCTTGTTCTGCGCTGGCTGGGGCGTGCGGCGGTTTACTTGCTTTCGCCATTGGATACCTCGATG GGCACGGAGGCTACcttggctggcgatggaTTCTGATTATCGAGGGGATCCCGACCATTGTGTTCGGCATTCTGACCTGGTTTGTTTTCGCCGACGACCCGTCAAGCGCGTACTATCTGAACGAAGACGAACGCGCTCTCGTCCAGACCCGGTTAGACCAACAACCTGGCATGACTCCCTCCGCGAGCCAATTTCACTGGGCCGACGTTCTTGAAGCATTCTACGACTGGAAGATCTGGGTCTTCTGCTTCGCCCAGTTTGGCGCCGACGTGATGCTCTACG CATTCTCCACGTTCCTTCCCACGATCATCAAAGGAATCAGTGCAGACTTCTCGACTGCCATAATCCAAGTCCTCACAATCCCATGCTACATGCTCGGCGCAGTCACATACCTTGTCGTGGGCTACCTGTCAGACCGGACGCAGCGCCGCGGTATCTTCGTTGTCACCCTCGGTACGATATCCGTCTGTGGATACGGAATGTTGATCTCAAACGGCGGAGTCGCGGTGCATTACGCAGGCtgcttcctcgtcgccgGTGGACTATACGTGATCGTCGGTCTTCCGCTAGCCTGGCTCCCGACCAACATCCCCCGGTATGGGAAGCGAACGACAACAATTGCAATGCAAGCGGCTATCGGAAACAGTGCGGGGGTCATGGCCAGTTTC CTGTATCCGTCGGACCAAGGCCCTCGCTATATCAAGGGTCATTCGATTTCACTTGCGATGGGCGCGTTCGGCATCATCTCCTTTGGGGTCGTATGGGCGTATTATCTGTATGAGAATAAGCAGAGGAGGtctgggaggagagaggcgcTCGCGGATGGGAGGCCAGAGGATGAGCTTAAGGAGTTGGGTGATAAGAGTCCGAGGTTCATCTTCGTCACGTAG
- a CDS encoding Ldh family oxidoreductase (COG:C;~EggNog:ENOG410PK7G;~InterPro:IPR043144,IPR036111,IPR043143,IPR003767;~PFAM:PF02615;~go_function: GO:0016491 - oxidoreductase activity [Evidence IEA];~go_process: GO:0055114 - oxidation-reduction process [Evidence IEA]) → MKLPIAQAQQLAHDVLVQTGYTPENATRIALHLLDSQLRGYSSAGLARILAIRDRLGDKKPAEDISITTETPVLAHLNGNDTFGYLVGEKATEMVIAKAKECGIAIVAACNTWTTGMLAYYAEKAAKEDLVTIITASSTPWVTIEGGYKGINGTNPVCVGLPSSGKPVILDIATSKILHADIVLAQRLGTELPANSAFNARGESTTDPFEVFQGSIAPWGGYKGSGLASMVQLFGVLAGSPAFPPPLEQFGLSIIAIDPARFRPIAEYKTEVDKYCQGVKDSPVAEGAQALRLPFEGSAKARAEALAAGEVEVDETVYKTLVKIVQGVI, encoded by the coding sequence ATGAAGCTGCCAATCGCTCAAGCGCAACAGCTCGCGCACGACGTCCTCGTGCAAACCGGGTACACGCCAGAAAACGCAACACGGATTGCCCTTCACCTTCTCGACAGCCAGCTCCGCGGCTACTCCTCCGCTGGCCTCGCGCGCATCCTCGCAATCCGCGATCGCCTCGGTGACAAAAAGCCCGCTGAAGACATCAGCATCACAACCGAGACCCCCGTCCTCGCACACCTCAACGGCAATGACACATTCGGATACCTCGTCGGCGAGAAAGCAACCGAGATGGTGATcgccaaggccaaggagtGCGGGATCGCCATCGTCGCAGCATGCAATACCTGGACAACAGGGATGCTCGCGTACTACGCGGAGAAGGCAGCCAAGGAGGATCTCGTTACGATTATCACGGCCAGCTCGACACCATGGGTTACCATTGAAGGCGGGTATAAGGGGATCAATGGGACGAATCCTGTTTGTGTCGGGCTTCCGTCGAGTGGGAAGCCTGTTATTCTGGATATTGCGACATCGAAGATTCTTCATGCTGATATCGTACTTGCGCAAAGACTGGGGACGGAGTTACCAGCTAATTCAGCCTTCAACGCGCGGGGCGAATCGACGACGGATCCATTTGAGGTATTCCAGGGCTCGATTGCTCCCTGGGGCGGGTATAAAGGGTCGGGTCTTGCATCCATGGTTCAGTTGTTTGGTGTGCTGGCGGGATCACCGGCGTTCCCGCCGCCATTGGAGCAGTTCGGGCTCAGTATTATTGCGATTGATCCGGCGAGGTTTCGGCCCATTGCAGAGTACAAGACGGAGGTCGATAAGTATTGTCAAGGTGTTAAGGACAGCCCTGTCGCTGAGGGAGCACAGGCGCTGCGGCTGCCGTTTGAGGGTTCGGCGAAGGCGAGGGCGGAGGCGTTGGCCGCTGGAGAGGTCGAGGTTGACGAGACTGTTTATAAGACACTAGTAAAGATTGTGCAAGGAGTCATTTGA
- a CDS encoding cytochrome P450 (COG:Q;~EggNog:ENOG410PI7V;~InterPro:IPR001128,IPR017972,IPR002401,IPR036396;~PFAM:PF00067;~TransMembrane:1 (o12-31i);~go_function: GO:0005506 - iron ion binding [Evidence IEA];~go_function: GO:0016705 - oxidoreductase activity, acting on paired donors, with incorporation or reduction of molecular oxygen [Evidence IEA];~go_function: GO:0020037 - heme binding [Evidence IEA];~go_process: GO:0055114 - oxidation-reduction process [Evidence IEA]), whose translation MLSHMVTSLSNLLWPWLPLTAVIVWLTKSYFNRGLNKYSGPRLASVTDWWRLYTVWTRKAHFRYLQLHEEYGDIVRLGPNTLSFSSPQAIKVIYGMNKKLGKVRSLLPHFLIHPFAICTSKQDGALNCSVQSDFYPVQMQVSRGEILQSLFGTQDQEYHARLRRAVSNAFSMSSIVQYEARVSETAKVFLDRKEQLYASSSTGPPTRCDFKQWLQFFAFDVITEVTYSKRVGFIDECRDVEGIIDWLDRIFQYMAPIGQMPILDKFLVKNPILILLNKYGFMDNSSGTARFSKARMSERLQELADRKAAGLDSIKDRGDLLTMFLESQREDQSGFFDDSRILTMTTSIALAGSDTTAISLSAVFYHLLRNPGALEKLRREVEEAVESGVIADAEVFSWADAQKLPYLDACVKETFRIHPAISLNLERVTPPEGIDIAGEYIPGGTVVSCNPWVLQRRKGIFGDDVEVYRPERWILDESSASPEERTRLGEMKATMLHFGGGSRTCLGKHIALLEMYKLVPSFLRKFDMSLTTDKEWDLECLWFVKPTEFNVDIRLRR comes from the exons ATGCTCTCCCATATGGTGACATCTCTATCAAACCTCCTCTGGCCCTGGCTTCCCCTCACTGCTGTTATTGTGTGGCTCACCAAAAGCTACTTCAACAGGGGCTTGAACAAATATTCCGGACCACGCCTCGCGTCCGTGACCGACTGGTGGCGGCTTTACACTGTCTGGACAAGAAAAGCCCACTTCCGCTATCTGCAGCTGCACGAGGAGTACGGCGACATCGTCCGGCTGGGACCGAACACGCTCTCATTCTCGAGTCCGCAGGCCATCAAGGTGATATATGGGATGAACAAGAAACTTGGCAAGGTGCGCTCGCTTTTACCCCATTTCCTAATCCACCCATTTGCTATATGTACATCAAAACAAGACGGTGCCCTGAACTGTTCAGTGCAGAGCGACTTCTACCCCGTCCAAATGCAAGTGTCGCGCGGCGAGATCCTGCAATCGCTCTTCGGCACGCAGGACCAGGAGTACCACGCGCGCCTGCGACGCGCCGTTAGCAATGCGTTCTCGATGAGTTCGATCGTGCAGTACGAGGCACGCGTGAGCGAGACGGCGAAAGTCTTCCTTGATCGGAAGGAACAACTATAcgcgagcagcagcacggGGCCACCAACACGCTGTGACTTTAAGCAATGGCTGCAGTTCTTTGCGTTTGATGTTATTACCGAGGTTACGTATTCGAAGCGTGTGGGGTTCATCGATGAGTGTCGCGATGTCGAGGGGATTATTGACTGGTTGGATCGCATTTTTCAGTATATGGCGCCG ATCGGCCAAATGCCCATCCTGGACAAGTTCCTCGTGAAGAACCCGATTCTCATTCTTCTGAATAAATACGGATTCATGGACAACTCCTCGGGCACAGCGCGGTTCAGCAAAGCGCGTATGTCCGAACGACTGCAGGAACTCGCTGATCGAAAGGCCGCAGGCCTCGATTCAATCAAAGACCGCGGCGACCTACTAACAATGTTCCTCGAGTCGCAGCGGGAAGACCAATCTGGCTTCTTTGATGATAGCCGCATCCTTACGATGACGACCTCGATTGCCCTTGCGGGGTCCGATACGACGGCTATCTCGCTCTCGGCGGTGTTCTACCATCTATTGCGGAATCCGGGTGCTCTTGAGAAGTTGAGAAgggaggtcgaggaagcgGTCGAATCCGGAGTGATTGCAGATGCCGAGGTTTTTTCCTGGGCTGATGCGCAGAAACTACCATATCTCGACGCTTGCGTCAAGGAGACATTCCGGATCCATCCTGCTATCAGCCTGAATCTCGAGCGCGTTACCCCGCCTGAAGGGATCGATATCGCGGGCGAGTATATCCCTGGTGGGACGGTTGTCAGCTGTAACCCGTGGGTTCTACAGAGGAGAAAGGGGATTTTCGGTGACGACGTTGAAGTGTATAGACCGGAGCGGTGGATTCTCGATGAGTCTTCCGCTTCACCTGAAGAGCGCACGCGGCTGGGGGAGATGAAAGCCACGATGCTGCATTTCGGTGGTGGGTCGAGGACGTGTCTTGGGAAGCATATTGCGTTATTGGAGATGTATAAGCTTGTCCCGAGCTTTCTAAGGAAGTTCGAT ATGAGCCTTACGACGGACAAGGAGTGGGACCTGGAGTGTTTGTGGTTTGTCAAGCCAACGGAGTTCAATGTTGATATCAGGTTGAGACGATAG